The Pseudomonas sp. SCA2728.1_7 DNA segment ATTTCGCCTTTGTTGATATCCAGCGTGGCTTTCTCCACACCGACTATCTGTCCGGTCTTTTTCAGGATCTCGTTGCGGGTCATGCCCTGATCCAGCAGCTTGAGCGCCTCGCGCGGATCCTTGGAGAAGATTACGTCGACGTCTTCGAAGCGAATTATGCTCATGCGTCACCCCCTACTTTAGCGTCGGGTTGTTTGCAGATACGGTCGAGCATGATCGCCAGCAGTACGATCGCCAGGCCCGCTTCGAAGCCCAGGGCGATATCAGCAGTGTTCAGTGCGTTGACCACCGGTTTGCCGAGTCCGTCGGCGCCCACCAGTGCCGCGATCACCACCATCGACAACGACAGCATGATGCACTGGGTGATGCCGGCCGCGATGCTCGGCATGGCGTGAGGCAGTTCAATCCGTGAGAGCAGTTGGCGACGCGAGCAGCCGAAGGCCTTGCCGGCGTCCATCAGTTCTTGCGGGACATCGCGGATGCCCAGGTAGGTCAGGCGGATCGGCGCAGCGATGGCGAACACCACCGTGGAGATCAGGCCCGGGACCACACCCAGCCCGAAGAGGGTCAGGGTAGGAATGAGGTAAACGAAGGTCGGTACGGTCTGCATCAGATCGAGTACCGGACGCATGACAGTGTAGAACATCGGTTTATGCGCGGCGACGATGCCCAACGGCACGCCGATGACCACGCAGACCAGGGTCGCGAACATGACCTGGGCGAGGGTTTCCATAGTTTCCTGCCAGTACCCCAGATTGAGGATCAGCAGGAAGGAGGCGATCACGAAAGCGGTCAATCCCCATTTGCGCTGGATCAGGTGCGCGAGCAGGGCGATCAGGCCAATCAAGACCAGTGGGTTGAACCAGGTCAGCGCAAACGTCACGCCGTGGATCATCGTTTCCAGTGTCACGGCGATTGCGTCGAAGGTGTTGGCGCCGTGTTGCGTCAACCATTCAACGAAGCCCGCGATGTACTGGCCTAAAGGTATTTTCTGATCAATCAGCATGGTAGTGAACGTCCGCATGCAAGGAAATAAACAGCCCGGACGGCCGCAGCCGTCCGGCATAAGCGATTACTGAAGCTTGGCTTTCACGGCCTCCAGGCCAGGTTTACCGTCAATGGTGGTCACGCCAGCGAGCCAGGTATCGAGCACTTGTGGATTCTTTTTCAGCCAGGCCTTGGCGGCCGCGTCAGGCTTCATCTTGTCGTCGAGGATGTTGCCCATCAGTTCGCTTTCCATGTCGACGGTGAACTCCAGGTTCTTCAGCAACTGACCGACGTTGCTGCATTCCGTGGCGTAACCCTTGCGGGTGTTGGTCGCCACGGTCGCCGCACCGAAATCGGGGCCGAAGAAATCATCGCCACCGGTCAGGTATTGAATCTTGAAGCGCTTGTTCATCGGGTGCGGCGCCCAGCCGAGGAAGACCACCGCTGTGTCGCGTTTTTGCGCGCGATCCACTTGCGAGAGCATGCCCGCTTCCGAAGACTCAACCACTTTGAAACCGGCGGTCTTCAGGCCGAAAGCGTCCTTGTCGATCATGCTCTGGATCAGACGGTTGCCGTCGTTGCCAGGCTCGATGCCGTAGATCTTGCCGTCGAGTTCTTTCTTGAATTTGGCGATGTCGGCGAAGTCATGCAGACCTTTGTCATACAGGGCTTGCGGCACGGCGAGGGTGTACTTGGCGCCCTTGAGGTTGGTGCGCACGGTTTCCACGGTGCCGGCGTCGCGGTAGGCCTTGATGTCGTTTTCCATGGTCGGCATCCAGTTGCCGAGGAATACGTCCATGTTCTTGCCGTCGGCCAGCGACTTGTAGGTGACGGGCACGGAAATCATGGTGGTCTTGGTCTTGTAGCCGAGGGCGTTGAGCACAACAGAAGTGGTAGCGGTGGTGGCGGTGATGTCGGTCCAGCCGACATCGGAGAAGTTAACGGTACTGCACTGCGCCGGTTCTGCAGCTTGCGCCAGTAACGGCAGACTCAGCATGGCGGCCAACAACAACGACGGGGAACCTTTCATGGATGGACTCCTTGGTGTTTTTTTTGGCAGTGTTCCGACTGTGGACCACCGCACTTATAGGTTGCGGTTGGATGGCGTTCTGGAGACAGCTCTACCACGGCGCCTTGCAATCGAGTCATAACGATCATGTACCAGTGAAAATCTGACGCCTACAGGGGGGGTCGTATCCAGTACAGGGATGGTCGCATCCAGTGTCAGTGACGTCGTTTACAGCTTTTTTCAGCCCCGAATGGCCATCTGAACCGCACAAAAACGGCGAAAAACCGGGGCGAAAACGGCGCGGCGCTGGTGGACATGAGTGCGTCGGTGTCAGACGCCGTGCGCTCCGACAAAAGCCTGATGATGCGGGCATTCCGGCGGATCGCAGCTTGAGCGTAGCAGCTCCGCCAGCGGGCGCTTTTGCGCCCCGGACCGGCATCCTCAGGAGCTCTGCAGCAATGGCTATCAGCGTTTTCGACCTGTTCAAAATCGGCATCGGCCCTTCCAGTTCCCACACCGTCGGGCCGATGCGCGCGGCGGCATTGTTCGTCGAGTCGTTAAGGGGCAAGCATCAACTGGAACAGGTGGGGCGGATCGAAGTGCAGCTATACGGTTCGCTGTCGGCGACCGGTATCGGTCACGGCAGCGACAACGCGGTGATCATGGGCTTGATGGGCGAGTGGCCGGACGCAATCGACCCGTCGCAGATCGGTCCGCGTATCCAGGCGCTGCGTGAAACTCACACACTGTTATTGGATGGTCGCTTGTCGGTGCCGTTTGTCTGGGCGCGGGACATGCGCCTGATCGACGAGAACCTGCCGTTCCACCCCAATGCGATGACGATTGTTGCCGAGGGCGATCACGGCGAGCTGCATCGCGACACCTACTATTCGGTGGGTGGCGGTTTTGTCGTGGATCAGGCGCAGGCCTCCAGCGGTGTGGTCGATCTGGATCGCACTGAATTGCCTTATGACTTTTCCAGTGCGGTCGAGCTGCTGGAGTTGTGCAAGAACAACAACCTGCGCGTTGCCGAATTGATGATGGCCAACGAAAAGGTCTGGCGCAGTGAAGAAGAAATCCGCGCCGGGCTGATGAAGCTGTGGCGGGCGATGCAGGACTGCGTCGAGCAGGGGCTCAAGCACGAAGGCATCCTGCCGGGCGGTTTGAATGTGCGGCGGCGTGCGGCGAAGTTGCATCGCAGTCTTCAGGAATTGGGCAAGCCCAATGTGATCGGCTCGACGCTCAGCGCGATGGAGTGGGTCAACCTGTTCGCCCTGGCAGTTAATGAAGAGAATGCGGCGGGCGGGCGCATGGTCACGGCGCCGACCAATGGCGCGGCGGGGATCATTCCGGCGGTGTTGCACTACTTTATGAAGTTCAGTGAAGCGGTGACTGACGCCAACGTGGTCGATTACTTCCTCGGTGCAGCGGCGGTGGGGATTCTGTGCAAGAAGAATGCTTCGATCTCGGGCGCTGAGGTTGGCTGTCAGGGTGAGGTCGGTTCGGCCTGCGCAATGGCGGCGGCGGGGCTGGCGGAGATTCTTGGCGCTACGCCGGAGCAGTTGTGCAACGCGGCGGAAATTGGCCTGGAACATAACCTTGGGCTGACCTGCGATCCGGTCGGCGGCCTGGTGCAAGTGCCGTGCATCGAGCGCAATGCGATTGCGGCGGTGAAAGCGATCAACGCGGCGCAGATGGCGTTGCGTGGTGATGGTCAGCATTTTATCTCGCTGGACCGGGTGATTCGCACCATGCGTGATACCGGCGCTGATATGCATGACAAATATAAAGAGACATCGCGTGGTGGATTGGCGGTCAGCGCGGTTGAGTGCTGAGACCGAGTCGCCTCCATCGCGAGCAGGCTCACTCCTACAGGGGAACGCATTCCAAATGTAGGAGTGAGCCTGCTCGCGATAGCGCTAGACCAGTCAAAATTGCTCATCAAGTGAACACAGACGATAAATCGCGCCACCTTTTAGCGCGTCGCAAACAGATAAGAGTCTTTCCCACCTGTTACACGCGCTCAGCCCTTCTACCGTCCGTCACCCGTGCTTGCGGTGACACTCCCCACAAACTGCGCGCAGGCCAGTTCCCACAAGTGCTACCGATTTGCTCACACGCTGCGGGGCAGGGCTTTCACCCACGCTGATGGCACTTCGAAGTACCTTTCGTCGGACGTCTCGTATAGACACGTCGCGACGTCGTTTTCAGGAGTTATTGAACGGCCATCCAATTTTAGGCATGGCATTTGCTCTGTCATAACAAAGCCCGTCTCCCACGCGAGAACGCTGGCAATAACAAGAGCCTCCGCCTGAGGCCATCACCCGCTTTGTGTGAGGAGATACCGCGATGACGTCGTTCAACTCCGGGGCCCAACCCCAGAACCGTGCGCCTCAATCCATCGGCTTTCTGCTGCTGGACAATTTCACGCTGATTTCTCTGGCCTCCGCAGTAGAGCCCCTGCGCATGGCCAACCAATTGTCCGGTCGCGAGCTGTATCGCTGGAGCACCCTCACCGTCGATGGCGGCCAGGTGTGGGCCAGTGACGGTCTGCAAATCACTCCCGACGCCTCCATGCACAAAGCGCCGCCGCTGGACACTGTGATTGTCTGCGGCGGTATCGGCATCCAGCGCACTGTCACCCGTGAACACGTCTCGTGGCTGCAAAGCCAGGCGCGTCAGTCCAAGCGTCTCGGCGCCGTGTGCACCGGCAGTTGGGCGCTGGCTTGCGCCGGGTTGCTCGACGGTTTCGATTGCAGCGTGCACTGGGAATGTCTGGCGGCAATGCAGGAAGCTTTCCCGCGCGTGGCCATGAGCACTCGCTTGTTCACCCTCGACCGTAACCGTTTCACCAGCTCCGGTGGCACCGCGCCGCTGGACATGATGCTGCACCTGATCAGCCGCGATCACGGCCGTGAACTGTCCGCCGCGATCTCGGAAATGTTCGTCTACGAACGCATCCGCAATGAACAGGATCACCAGCGTGTGCCGCTCAAGCACATGCTCGGCACCAACCAGCCGAAACTGCAGGAAATCGTTGCGCTGATGGAAGCCAATCTGGAAGAGCCGATCGACCTGGATGAGCTGGCGGTGTACGTCGCTGTGTCGCGTCGACAGCTGGAGCGCCTGTTCCAGAAATACCTGCACTGCTCGCCATCGCGTTACTACTTGAAGCTGCGCCTGATCCGCGCCCGGCAACTGCTCAAGCAAACGCCGATGTCGATCATCGAAGTGGCGTCGGTGTGTGGTTTCGTTTCGACGCCGCACTTCTCCAAGTGCTACCGCGAGTACTTCGGCATTCCGCCGCGTGACGAGCGCGTAGGCTCCAACACCACCCAGCAAGTGGCGATGCTGCCGCTGCCGCAGGCAATCGTGATGTCGCCGCTGTCGGGGCCGATGTCGGCGTTGAGTCAGGCGCGCAATGAGTCGACGTTTGCCAGCGTAAGGCTGTAGACCGAGTCATCGTTCTTCGCGAGCAGGCTCGCTCCCACAGTAGGAATGCATTCCAATGTGGGAGCGAGCCTGCTCGCGAATGGATTTATCAGGCGCTATGGCTTTGCTGGTAGTCCGCCAGTGCCGGCAACAACTGTTTGTCGATCGCCTGACGCACCGCCGGCTGAATGCTGGCGCCGCTGGTGTACATGTCCTTGACCATCTTGCGCAGTTCAAACGCGCGAACATTATCCAGACCGCGCACCGCACACTCGCAAGCCTGATCGGCGGTAGTGCCACTGGGTACTTGAATGCCCAACGCCTTGAGCTGGCCCAACAAATCTTCCTGATCGATCAAATCGGCATACATCATGACGCGCATCCTTCTTCAATAACGGAGGTCGTGGCTCGATTCTGGTAGCCACGTCGGGGCACGGCAAGGGCGTTTTGTCGCAGTGGCTGCGACGGCTATGAACAGGTCGTTTTCGGCTAACTTGCCGCTCAACGGAGTGGGCACACTGAACTCAGCTTGCAACACGAAGGTTTGGTCACCCTCGCACGGCAGCTCCTCAACAGTACCCTCTGCCCCGATCCTGTCACGGCTGGTATCGGGGCTTTTTTTTGCTGTGAATCAGTGAGTGATTTGTTGTTCCCGCTGACGCCTTCGCGAGCAGGCTCGCTCCCACAGGTGAACGCGTTCATTCATGGGAATGCGATTAAATGTGGGAGCGAGCCTGTCTCCGGGCGGCGTTCCGACGAAGAACGCTGACGCGGTCTAACGCTGCAACACCAGAATCCGCGACAACAATTCATCTCTGTCGATATAGCAGCCCTGGAAATGCCGCGCCCCCGTGGCTGGATCAAAGGCATTGCGCGCATGCAAGGTGCGGCGGTTATCAAAACACCACAACTCCCCCCTGGCTCTTCACGCCACCAAGCGCGCTGATCAACGGACAAGTACGGAAGTCGGCAACAGCGGCAGCGGTGTACCTGGCGGGCTCCTTGCGATCGATGGATTTACCTTGCAGGTGGCAGCGCGATCACGCGGCCGATGTAAGCGGGAGCGGGCAGGTCGTTTTGCTCGGCGACGATGCTTTGCAGGCGGCTCAGGGTGTCCGCGCTGAACGGTGCCGAACGCGGGCCGGCGAGGTCGACGTGCAACAGCATCTGTTCGTTGCCGGCCAGTTCCTGCTCCTCACCGACCTTGTGCAGGCTGTGATAGAGGTGCAGGCGTTTGCTGTCGTGGCCGATGATTTGCGTGCGTACTTCGACCTCGGTGTCGAGCTTCACTTCGTGCAGGTAGTTGAGGTGCAGTTCGAGGGTGAACAGGGAGTGGCCGCTGGCTTCGCGGTTGCTGCTGTCCATACCGAGGCGGTCCATCAGGGCGTCGGTGGCGTAGCTGAAAATCAGCAGGTAGAAGGCGTCGCGCAGGTGGCCGTTGTAGTCGACCCAGTCGGGGATGATTCGAGTTTGGTAGGTGGTGACGTGCGGCATGGCTTGGGTTCCGGGTATTGGGCGGTTTTTAAGATCAAGAGCTACCCCCTCACCCCAGCCCTCTCCCCCAAGGGGGCGAGGGGGAAAGGGAGCCGATCTTTATGCTATTCAAAACTTGAGTTCGGCTCGGTGGTGCAAGTCGGCGTAACTCGAACAATCAACACGGTCAGTCCCCTCTCCCTCAGGGGGCAGAGGGGGAAAGGGAGCAGATCGGAGGCCTTTCAAAACTCGAGTTCGGCTCGGTGGTGCAAGTCGGCGTCACTCGAACAATCAACGCGGTCAGTCCCCTCTCCCTCCGGGAGAGGGTTAGGGTGAGGGCAGCGATGTCATGCCAGACACATCACTCGCTGAAACTCATCCCATGCTTTTCCTTGGTGGTCTTCACCGCCTCCAGAACCGCCAGCAAGCAATCATCACGATAGCGCTCCAGCGCCGAAATACTGTGACGACCAAGCTGATCACTGGTGCCATCGACCACATCATCAATCAACTTGTCAGTCAGCTCCGGCGCCGGCAGATAGGTCCACGGCAACTGCAACGCCGGGCCGAATTGCGACATGAAGTGGCGCATGCCCGCATCACCACCGGCCAGGGTGTAAGTCAGGAACGTACCCATGAACGACCAGCGCAAACCAGCGCCAAAACGGATCGCATCGTCGATCTCGCCAGTGGTCGCGACACCGTCATTGACCAGGTGCAGCGCCTCTCGCCACAACGCTTCAAGCAAGCGGTCGGCGATAAATCCGGGCACTTCCTTGCGCACATGCAACGGGCGCATGCCGAGGGATTCGTAGACTTTCATCGCCGCTTGCACGGCTTCCGGCGCAGTGTTCTTGCCGCCCACGACTTCGACCAACGGCAGCAGATAGACCGGGTTGAACGGGTGGCCTACCACGCAGCGCTCCGGGTGCGTCGAGCTCTCGTAGAACTCACTCGGCAACAGGCCCGAAGTGCTCGAGCCGATCAACGCATTCGGCTTGGCCGCGGCGCTGATTTTGCTGTGCAGATCGAGTTTCAGTTCCAGACGTTCCGGGGCGCTTTCCTGAATGAAGTCGGCATCGCGTACGCACTCCTCGATGGTCGCGACAAAGCGCAGACGATCCTGCGAAGCACCCGGCGCCAGACCGTTTTTCTCCAGCGCACCCCAGGCGTTGGCCACGCGTTTGCGCAGTGCCGCTTCGGCGCCGGGTGCCGGGTCCCAGGCGATCACATCCAGGCCATGGGCGAGGGCGCGGGCGACCCAGCCACTGCCGATGACACCGCTGCCCAGCGCGGCGAAGGTTTTGATTTCGGTGATAAAGCTCATGGTGATTTCCTGAATTCGGCTGGAAAGAACTGTGGGAGCGAGCCTGCTCGCGAATGCGGTGGCTCTGCTGCTGAAGATGCTTCGGATGTACCGGCCTCTTCGCGAGCAGGCTCGCTCCCACAGGGGGAAATGAGTGGTCGTTTAGCCGCGCTGGGTCAGGCCCATTTTTTTGCGGCCTTCGGCAGGCGTGAGCACGCGGGCGCCGAGGCGGCTGAGGATTTCGCTGGCGCGCTCCACTAATTGGCCATTGGTCGCCAGCACGCCTTTGTCCAGCCACAGGTTGTCTTCCAGCCCGACCCGTACGTTGCCGCCGAGCAATACCGCTTGCGCGGCCATCGGCATCTGCATGCGGCCAATGCCAAACCCGGCCCACACCGCATCGGCCGGCAAGTTATCGACCATGGCTTTCATCGTGGTGGTGTCTGCCGGCGCACCCCATGGAATCCCCAGACACAGCTGGAACAACGGGTTATCGAGCAAACCTTCCTTGATCATCTGCTTGGCAAACCACAGGTGCCCAGTGTCGAAAATCTCCAGCTCGGCCTTCACGCCCAGCTCGGTGATGCGCTTGGCACCGGCACGCAGTTGCGCCGGGGTGGAGACGTAAATGGTGTCGCCATCGCCGAAGTTCAGCGTGCCGCAATCGAGGGTGCAGATTTCCGGTAGCAACTCTTCAACGTGGGCGAGACGGGTCAGCGGGCCGACCAGATCAGTGTTCGGGCCGAACTCCATCGGGTTCTCGCCAGCGCCGATTTCCAGGTCGCCGCCCATGCCGGCGGTGAGGTTGACGATGATGTCGACGTCCGCCTCGCGGATGCGCTCCATCACTTCGCGGTACAGCGCCACGTCACGGCTGAACTTGCCGGTCTGCGGATCACGCACGTGGCAGTGCACGACGGTGGCGCCAGCCTTGGCCGCTTCAACGGCGGCTGCTGCGATCTGTTTCGGGGTGACCGGCACATGCAGGCTCTTGGCGGTCGTGTCGCCAGCACCGGTGAGTGCGCAGGTGATGATGACGTCGTGGTTCATGGTGCGGTTTCCTTCAGGCGTGATGGGTCTGTCCGCAGCCTTTTTCGGGGCTGCGAAGCGTCGGTCAGTCCTCTCTCCCAATCTGGGAGAGGGGCTTTTCAATAGAGGGTTATTTGCTGGTCAACTGCAGGTTTTCAGCGGCCGGTTTGCCATCGAACGTGGTCACACCTTCCAGCCAGCGCTGCTTGTCTTCAGGGTGATCCTTGAGCCATTGCCTGGCGGATTCAAAGGCGTCCTTGTGGTCGAGCAGCGGCTGCATCATCCGGCTTTCGTCTTCGGCGGTGAACGTCAGGTTGGTCAGCAGGCGACCGATGTTCGGGCACTGCTCGGCGTATTTCGGCGAGGTGACGGTCCACACCGTGGCCATGCCTTCATTCGGTCCGAGGGCGTCTTCACTGCCAGTGAGATAAGTCATCTGCACGTTGACGTTCATCGGGTGCGGCGCCCAGCCGAAGAACACCACGGCCTCTTTGCGGCGTACGGCGCGGTCGACGGCGGCGAGCATGCCGGCCTCACTGGACTCGACCAGTTGGAACTTGCCGAGGCCGAACTGGTTCTTGGCAATCATCGCCTTGATCTGCGTGTTGGCGCCCGAGCCTGGCTCGATGCCGTAGATCTTGCCGCCCAGTTCTTTTTCAAACCTGGCGATGTCGGCGAAGGTCTTCAGGCCCTTGTCGGCCAGATAAGTCGGCACGGCGAGGGTCGCACGGGCATCTTTCAGGCTTGGCGCTTCGAGGACTTTGACCTGATTGGCGTCGACAAACGGCGTGATGGTCTGGGTCATCAGCGGGTTCCAGTAACCGAGGAACAGGTCCAGGCGCTGATCGCGGATCCCGGCGAAGATGATTTGCTGGGAGGCGCTGGTTTGTTTGGTGTTGTAGCCGAGGCCGTCGAGCAGGACCTGGGTCATGGCACTGGTGGCGATCACGTCGGTCCAGTTGACCACGCCCATGCGCACGTTCTGGCACGAGGCGGGTTCGGCCGCCATGACGCTGGCGCTGAAGAAAGCGGTACCGCTGAGTGCGAGAACACAGCTGCTGATCAGTCGTTTCATGTCGGGTTCCTCGGCAGGTCGTTTATTGTGAGTTCCGGCATCTGTCGTGCCGGTGATGCAAAGTTACGCAGCTATACGCCCATGAAAGCGCACTGCGGCGACTGGCATTTGCACTGTAGCGACCTGTGCCCTTGAACGCCGACGACAATCGGCGTATCAACATCCCACGCTACCCGCCGACCGAGGGCGCCCATGTCCCAGGACTTCTACTTTTTGCTGATGCCGGGGTTCTCCGCAATTGGCTTTATCTCCGCGATCGAACCGCTGCGCGTGGCCAACCGCTTCCGTGGCGAGTTGTATCGCTGGCATGTGTTGAGTGCCGACGGCGGCGCGGTGCTGGCGAGCAACGGCATGTCGGTCAACGCCGACGCGGCGCTGGAGCCGTTGAAGAAAGGCGCAACGTTGTTGGTGGTGGCCGGGTTTGAGCCGTTGAAGTTCGCCACGCCAACCCTTGAA contains these protein-coding regions:
- the choW gene encoding choline ABC transporter permease subunit, which produces MLIDQKIPLGQYIAGFVEWLTQHGANTFDAIAVTLETMIHGVTFALTWFNPLVLIGLIALLAHLIQRKWGLTAFVIASFLLILNLGYWQETMETLAQVMFATLVCVVIGVPLGIVAAHKPMFYTVMRPVLDLMQTVPTFVYLIPTLTLFGLGVVPGLISTVVFAIAAPIRLTYLGIRDVPQELMDAGKAFGCSRRQLLSRIELPHAMPSIAAGITQCIMLSLSMVVIAALVGADGLGKPVVNALNTADIALGFEAGLAIVLLAIMLDRICKQPDAKVGGDA
- a CDS encoding choline ABC transporter substrate-binding protein; translation: MKGSPSLLLAAMLSLPLLAQAAEPAQCSTVNFSDVGWTDITATTATTSVVLNALGYKTKTTMISVPVTYKSLADGKNMDVFLGNWMPTMENDIKAYRDAGTVETVRTNLKGAKYTLAVPQALYDKGLHDFADIAKFKKELDGKIYGIEPGNDGNRLIQSMIDKDAFGLKTAGFKVVESSEAGMLSQVDRAQKRDTAVVFLGWAPHPMNKRFKIQYLTGGDDFFGPDFGAATVATNTRKGYATECSNVGQLLKNLEFTVDMESELMGNILDDKMKPDAAAKAWLKKNPQVLDTWLAGVTTIDGKPGLEAVKAKLQ
- a CDS encoding L-serine ammonia-lyase, with amino-acid sequence MAISVFDLFKIGIGPSSSHTVGPMRAAALFVESLRGKHQLEQVGRIEVQLYGSLSATGIGHGSDNAVIMGLMGEWPDAIDPSQIGPRIQALRETHTLLLDGRLSVPFVWARDMRLIDENLPFHPNAMTIVAEGDHGELHRDTYYSVGGGFVVDQAQASSGVVDLDRTELPYDFSSAVELLELCKNNNLRVAELMMANEKVWRSEEEIRAGLMKLWRAMQDCVEQGLKHEGILPGGLNVRRRAAKLHRSLQELGKPNVIGSTLSAMEWVNLFALAVNEENAAGGRMVTAPTNGAAGIIPAVLHYFMKFSEAVTDANVVDYFLGAAAVGILCKKNASISGAEVGCQGEVGSACAMAAAGLAEILGATPEQLCNAAEIGLEHNLGLTCDPVGGLVQVPCIERNAIAAVKAINAAQMALRGDGQHFISLDRVIRTMRDTGADMHDKYKETSRGGLAVSAVEC
- a CDS encoding GlxA family transcriptional regulator; protein product: MTSFNSGAQPQNRAPQSIGFLLLDNFTLISLASAVEPLRMANQLSGRELYRWSTLTVDGGQVWASDGLQITPDASMHKAPPLDTVIVCGGIGIQRTVTREHVSWLQSQARQSKRLGAVCTGSWALACAGLLDGFDCSVHWECLAAMQEAFPRVAMSTRLFTLDRNRFTSSGGTAPLDMMLHLISRDHGRELSAAISEMFVYERIRNEQDHQRVPLKHMLGTNQPKLQEIVALMEANLEEPIDLDELAVYVAVSRRQLERLFQKYLHCSPSRYYLKLRLIRARQLLKQTPMSIIEVASVCGFVSTPHFSKCYREYFGIPPRDERVGSNTTQQVAMLPLPQAIVMSPLSGPMSALSQARNESTFASVRL
- a CDS encoding thioesterase family protein gives rise to the protein MPHVTTYQTRIIPDWVDYNGHLRDAFYLLIFSYATDALMDRLGMDSSNREASGHSLFTLELHLNYLHEVKLDTEVEVRTQIIGHDSKRLHLYHSLHKVGEEQELAGNEQMLLHVDLAGPRSAPFSADTLSRLQSIVAEQNDLPAPAYIGRVIALPPAR
- a CDS encoding L-carnitine dehydrogenase; translation: MSFITEIKTFAALGSGVIGSGWVARALAHGLDVIAWDPAPGAEAALRKRVANAWGALEKNGLAPGASQDRLRFVATIEECVRDADFIQESAPERLELKLDLHSKISAAAKPNALIGSSTSGLLPSEFYESSTHPERCVVGHPFNPVYLLPLVEVVGGKNTAPEAVQAAMKVYESLGMRPLHVRKEVPGFIADRLLEALWREALHLVNDGVATTGEIDDAIRFGAGLRWSFMGTFLTYTLAGGDAGMRHFMSQFGPALQLPWTYLPAPELTDKLIDDVVDGTSDQLGRHSISALERYRDDCLLAVLEAVKTTKEKHGMSFSE
- a CDS encoding 3-keto-5-aminohexanoate cleavage protein, whose protein sequence is MNHDVIITCALTGAGDTTAKSLHVPVTPKQIAAAAVEAAKAGATVVHCHVRDPQTGKFSRDVALYREVMERIREADVDIIVNLTAGMGGDLEIGAGENPMEFGPNTDLVGPLTRLAHVEELLPEICTLDCGTLNFGDGDTIYVSTPAQLRAGAKRITELGVKAELEIFDTGHLWFAKQMIKEGLLDNPLFQLCLGIPWGAPADTTTMKAMVDNLPADAVWAGFGIGRMQMPMAAQAVLLGGNVRVGLEDNLWLDKGVLATNGQLVERASEILSRLGARVLTPAEGRKKMGLTQRG
- a CDS encoding choline ABC transporter substrate-binding protein translates to MKRLISSCVLALSGTAFFSASVMAAEPASCQNVRMGVVNWTDVIATSAMTQVLLDGLGYNTKQTSASQQIIFAGIRDQRLDLFLGYWNPLMTQTITPFVDANQVKVLEAPSLKDARATLAVPTYLADKGLKTFADIARFEKELGGKIYGIEPGSGANTQIKAMIAKNQFGLGKFQLVESSEAGMLAAVDRAVRRKEAVVFFGWAPHPMNVNVQMTYLTGSEDALGPNEGMATVWTVTSPKYAEQCPNIGRLLTNLTFTAEDESRMMQPLLDHKDAFESARQWLKDHPEDKQRWLEGVTTFDGKPAAENLQLTSK